From the genome of Phycisphaerae bacterium:
GCGTCACGCCCATCGGCTTGCTGGCCCGCGGGCATTCGTACAAGGACAAGGTGGCTCAGGGGCTTTCGCCCAATCATGGCCTGTTTGCCTACCCGGTGCTCCAGGCGGCCGACATTCTCATCTACAAAGCCCACGCCGTGCCCGTCGGGCAGGACCAGAAACAACACATCGAAATGACTCAGGATATTCAGGCCAAGTTCAACGCGGCATTCAATTGCGACGTCCTGATCCGGCCGGAAGCGATGATTCGCGAAACGGTGGCCGTGATCCCCGGCGTCGACGGCCGCAAAATGAGCAAGAGCTACGACAACACCATCGAGCTGTTCGGACCGGAGAAGGCCACGCGCAAGAGGATCATGTCCATCCTGACCGACTCGACGCCCGTCGAGGCCCCCAAGGATCCGGACAAATGCAACGTTCTGGCGTTGCTGAAGGGATTGGCGAGTGAGAGTGAGATCAAGGAGTGGGAGAACCGTTACCGCTCCGGAGGCATGGGCTACGGCGAGGTCAAGAAACGCCTGGCCGACTTGTTCTTCGAGGTCCTCGGCCCTGCCCGGAAGAAACACGAAGAGCTGCTCAAACACCCGGACGAAGTCGAGCGCATCCTGGCCGAAGGCGGCCGAAAAGCTCGTGCCGTTGCTCAGCAAACCATGCGCGAGGTCCGAAAAGCGTGCGGGCTGAAGACGAGCGGGGAGTAGAGGTGCAGTGAGCCCATTCCGGGCATCAGTGCGTCAGCCGTCGCGCGTGGGATCGACTTGTAATTGTGGCAAGCTCTTTGAGCGAATGATGGTGATCGGCAGTGAGGACCGCATGGTAGGCGCCCAGACCTCGCCGAAGTGTCGCGTCTGGCGACTCTACCGCATGGAGACCGCCATAGATCCCATCCGCCTCGGCGTCTGGTGCCTGGCGCGCAGACTCGCGGCCGCTGGTCTGCTTCTCGGCCTGCTGTGAAGCCTCAACGGCGGCGGAGGAGGGGCGGCGGCGCGGGAGGCAACAACGGGACAAGCCTTCTCGTTGACAACGCAGGCGTCGCTTTGTGGCGACTGGTTGTGGCCTTGGGCTTCGCCTTCTCTAAGGTGGACCGCCTTTTTGGGGGCCGTAACCCAAGCGCTCTGCTATCATGCGCGCAAGCCGCACAGATGTCTGGCCGTAAGGTTCTGACACCTGGGTGTGGGGAGGCCCTCGAATCCGTGGCCGCGTGGGGTCATCGGCACGTGGCCCTCTCGGTCAAACGCGGGCGGCACATTCGGTCACCAGCCTGTCAACGTCCCGTAACCGCTCGCCCACCGGACACTTTGGCCGGAGGGAACCTCTGAGAGTCCAGGCGATTTTTCAAGGAATCAGCCCGTTTCTGGCACGCTTCTTGCACGGGATGCAATCCAGCCGTAACCACCGAAAAAATAAAACTCTAAGACCATTTGCCAGACCCGAAAAGATGGTGTATAGTTTTCGGTCTCCCAAAGAGCGAGGTAGGCACGACGGGTGTGATGAGATAGCGTTTAAGGTTTTGCCAAATCTAGGCTTAGGCCTGTTCTCGCAATATCCGGGTTTTATTGGGATGTTCCAGAGGGCAAGCGTTGTCTTTAGCTGACAGGGAAACCATTACCCGGCAAATCCGGGATGCCACCGACATCGTGGATCTGGTGGGGAGTAGCGTGTCGCTGCGGCGGTCGGGGTCTGCCTTCAAAGGACTTTGCCCTTTTCATGAGGAGAAAACCCCATCCTTCATCGTGAACCCGGCGAGGCAGATCTTCAAATGCTTCGGCTGCGGTGTTGGAGGCGACGTCTTCAAGTTCGTCCAACTGCGGGAAAACGTGGACTTTCTTGAGGCTCGCCGCATGTTGGCCGAGAGAGCGGGGATTGACCTTGAGGCTCAGCCCAGATCCGGGGTGGCCGGCCTTGCCAAAACCGATCTGGCTCGGGCCTGTGCCTGGGCCCGGCAGATCTTTCGCAAGAATTACCTGGGGCCAAGTGGCCAAGCTGCCAGGGATTACGTAGCCAACCGGGGTATCTCCGCAGAGATGGCCGAAGCTTTCGCGCTGGGCTTGGCGGTTGACAGTTATGATTCTCTAATCCGGCAGGCCGATCTGGCCAAGATCGATCATAAGTTGTTGCTGGCAGCAGGTTTAGTGAAGGAGAGCCAGCGCGGCGGTTATTACGACACCTTCCGCAACCGTCTCATGTTCCCGATCGTGGATGCCGGCGGTCGCGTGGTCGGTTTCGGCGGCCGAACGCTGGGTGAAGATCCTGCGAAGTATCTTAATACACCGGCTACAGCGCTGTTCGATAAAGGGACAAACCTCTTCGGGCTGGATCGCGCTCGCCAAGCGATTGGTGAGGCAGGGCGAGCCATTGTCGTGGAGGGCTACACGGACTGCATCATGGCGCACCAGCACGGCTTCTGCGAGACAGTGGCCACGCTGGGGACGGCCATGACGGAGGCCCACGCCAGGCTGCTGCGCCGCTTCACGGATCGCGTCATTCTGCTATTTGACTCGGACGAGGCCGGGCAGCGGGCCGCGGACAGGGCCCTGGCGGTGACCGTGACCGTGGGTCTCGACGTCTCGCTGGCGCGCGTGCCTGAAGGCAAAGACCCCTGCGATTATCTTTTATCGGCCGGTCAAGCAGCTTTTCGTGGGGTGTTGAACCAGGCCGTCGGAGCGCTAGAATTCAAATGGCGGGAGGTGTCGCGCAAATATGGTGTCGGCGCGACAGGCCCGGCACGCAGACGGGCGGTGGAGGAGTACCTTCAGCAACTGTCTGCGTGGCTGGGACAGGGGGCAATTGATCCGATCCAGACGGGGTTGCTGATCAATCAGTTGAGCCAGATCATCTCGCTACCGGCGGAGGATCTGCTTCAGCAGGTGCGCAGGATGTCGCAGCGGACGAGGCCTTTGACGGGCCGCAGTGGAACGGCCGGTCGACCGCAGGCGGAAGCGCCCCCTGCCGGGAAGGGGTCCAACAGCCAACAGGAAGCCCTTCGACAGATCGTCGAGGTGCTTCTGAACGAGCCGGCATACTACGCGCACGTGGCATCGTGGCTAAAGCCCGAGCACGTCTGGGACCCGGCTCTCTCGGCGATCGTCGCGGAGATGGTGGCGATATTGAATTCCGGTCAGCAGTTGCAGGTTGCCGACTTGATCGGGCGCTTTGAATCCCCTGAGTTCGGCGGCCTGATCACGGACCTGCAGGACCGTGGCGAACGACGCGGGCAATTTGCCACCGTGATTGAAGGGGCCATAGCCTGCCTGGAGTCGTTTGAGCAGTCGCGGCACGCGGCCGTCCTGGCGGAAGATATCCGCCGTTCGCGGCAACAGGCCGGCGACCGGCAGGTTCCGGAAAACGAAGACGAGCGACTGAGAGCGTTGACGGACGCGGCCAGACAGTCTCATTTCTCGCCCGTACGAGCCAGGAAGAGACTGTTGGACCTACCGTGAAGGACGGAGAAGGAGGCCCTCGCCAGTAAGGCGTAATCGAGCGGCGAGGAGGCAGCGTGGCAAGGAGGCCCGCTGCGTCAAGAATCAGACGGATGAACAAGCCAGGCAGGATAGTTGACCTGCGGAGTTGACAATGGCAGAGACGACCATTTCAGCAACGACGGATCCCGTTGAACTCGCGCTTCAGTCGCTGCTCGAACGCGGCCGGGAGCGAAAGTACATCACCTGGGAGGAGATGAATGAGATTCTCCCGGACGAGGCCGTCAATCCGGACAAGCTCGAGATGATCATGATGACTCTCGAGGAGCACGGCATTGAGATGATCGACGAGGAGGAGGCCGAGCGGCTGGGTTTTACTCCTGAAGCCAAGGAGGCGAAGAAACCCGCCGGAAAGAAGTCCCAGGCGCTGACGCCGCCGATCGATGAGCGGCTGTTGGCCGCCCTCGAGGCCGAGGAGAGCGGTTCCCGACGCATCGACGATCCCGTGCGCATGTACCTCACCCAGATGGGCGAGATTCCCTTGTTGACCCGCTCGCAGGAAATCGCCCTGGCCAAGAAGATCGAGCTGACACGAATGGCCTTCCGCAAGCTGGTTCTCGAGAGCGACTACTGTATCGCTCAGGCCGTGGACATCCTGCAGCAGGTTTCCGACGGCCGATTGCCGTTTGACCGGACCATGAAGGTGTCGACGTCCGAGGCCCTTGCCAAGAACACCATCACCAAGCTGTTGCCGGAGAACCTTGAGACCGTCCGGAAGCTCATGGAGGCCAACCAGGCCGATTTCGAGAAGACGCAGTCCGGTCGGATGGCCGCGTCGAGCAAGCGCAGTATCGTGAGGGCCATGAACCAGCGACGCCGCAAGATGGCCAAGCTGCTGGAGGAACTGTCCCTGCGGACCAGCCGCATCATCCCGCTTATGCGAAAGCTCGAAGGGGTCTGTCGCAAAATGATGGATCTGGAACGGCGCATCGCGGCCGAGGCCAAGCGTCCCACTCTGCCGGTGGAAGACCTGGCGGCCATGGAAGACGAGCTTGCGGGCATGGAATCCCTGGTACTTGAAGACAGCGAGTCGCTCCAGAGGCGTCTGACGAACCTCAAACGGGTTTTTGCCGAATACGAAGACGCCAAGCGCAAACTGTCCGGCGGCAACTTACGCCTGGTGGTGTCGATCGCCAAGAAGTACCGGAACCGCGGGTTGAGTTTCCTGGACATCATCCAGGAGGGCAACACCGGCCTGATGCGGGCGGTGGACAAGTATGAGTACAAGCGCGGTTACAAGTTCAGCACCTACGCCACGTGGTGGATCCGGCAAGCGATCACCCGGGCTATCGCCGACCACGCCCGGACCATCCGCATCCCGGTCCACATGATCGAGACCATGAGCCGGCTGAGGAACATTTCCAAGAAGCTTCTCCAGGAGCTCGGCCATGAACCCGGCATCGAGGAAATCGCCAAGCGGGCCAAGATGCCCGTCAGCGAGGTTCGTCGCGTGCTCAAGATCAGCCGCCACCCGATCTCGCTGGATCGTCCCGTCGGGGAAAGCGAAGACTCGTACTTCGGCGATTTCATCGAGGACGATTCGGTCGAATCGCCGGTGCAGTCGGCCGGGAACGAGATGCTTCGCGACCGGATCGAGGAGGTGCTCAAGACTCTCACCTACCGCGAGCGAGAAATCCTGAAGCTTCGGTATGGAATCGGAGACGGATACACCTACACCCTTGAGGAGGTCGGCAGGATCTTTAAGGTGACCCGCGAACGGGTGCGACAGGTGGAAGCCAAGGCGATCCGCAAGCTGCAGCATCCTGTGCGGGCTCGCAAACTCGAGGGCTTCCTTGAGAACATGCAGGAAACGGTGGAAACGTAGGGGGCCACACGAGACTTCAATCACCTTGGAAATTGATCAACGAGCCAACTTAACGGTTCAGCGGGAGCGGGCAGTCCTGGTCGGGCTGGAGTTGCGCGGAACGGAGCACGACGGGGTGGAATCCCTGCGTGAGCTGGAGGCCTTGGCCGAGTCCGCCGGCGCAATTGTTGTGGACATGATGCTCCAGCGACGCGACCGCGTCGACCCGAAGTACTATATCGGCAGAGGCAAAGTCGATGAACTGATAGGCCGCATCGAGCAGCACGACGCCAACCTGGTGATCTTCGACGACGACCTGGCCCCGGCCCAGATCCGCGAGTTGGAGTCGGCCTGCAAGGTGATGGTCATCGACCGCAGCGAGCTGATTCTCGACATTTTTGCCTCGCGGGCCCGGACCCATGAGGCCCGGCTTCAGGTGGAGCTCGCCCAGCTCGAGTATACCGCCCCACGTCTGCGGGGCATGTGGACGCACCTGGAGAGGATTGCCGGGGCCGCCGGGGGCACTGGTGCCGGCGTGGTCGGCGGCATAGGTACCCGCGGGCCGGGCGAACGCCAGATCGAAATCGACCGCCGCATCGTTTCGCGACGCGTCACGCAACTCAAACGGCAGATCGCCGAAATTGAACGCCGCAAAGTCCGCCAGGTGCAATCGCGGGAGGAGCATTTCAACGTATCTTTGGTGGGCTACACCAACGCGGGGAAAAGC
Proteins encoded in this window:
- the trpS gene encoding tryptophan--tRNA ligase, with the translated sequence MRLLSGIQPSGRLHLGNYLGAMRPQIEMQDQGHECFYFIANYHALTSLNDAALVEEYTQGVALGYLALGLDPAKAVFFRQSDVPEVTELAWILSCVTPIGLLARGHSYKDKVAQGLSPNHGLFAYPVLQAADILIYKAHAVPVGQDQKQHIEMTQDIQAKFNAAFNCDVLIRPEAMIRETVAVIPGVDGRKMSKSYDNTIELFGPEKATRKRIMSILTDSTPVEAPKDPDKCNVLALLKGLASESEIKEWENRYRSGGMGYGEVKKRLADLFFEVLGPARKKHEELLKHPDEVERILAEGGRKARAVAQQTMREVRKACGLKTSGE
- the dnaG gene encoding DNA primase, whose translation is MSLADRETITRQIRDATDIVDLVGSSVSLRRSGSAFKGLCPFHEEKTPSFIVNPARQIFKCFGCGVGGDVFKFVQLRENVDFLEARRMLAERAGIDLEAQPRSGVAGLAKTDLARACAWARQIFRKNYLGPSGQAARDYVANRGISAEMAEAFALGLAVDSYDSLIRQADLAKIDHKLLLAAGLVKESQRGGYYDTFRNRLMFPIVDAGGRVVGFGGRTLGEDPAKYLNTPATALFDKGTNLFGLDRARQAIGEAGRAIVVEGYTDCIMAHQHGFCETVATLGTAMTEAHARLLRRFTDRVILLFDSDEAGQRAADRALAVTVTVGLDVSLARVPEGKDPCDYLLSAGQAAFRGVLNQAVGALEFKWREVSRKYGVGATGPARRRAVEEYLQQLSAWLGQGAIDPIQTGLLINQLSQIISLPAEDLLQQVRRMSQRTRPLTGRSGTAGRPQAEAPPAGKGSNSQQEALRQIVEVLLNEPAYYAHVASWLKPEHVWDPALSAIVAEMVAILNSGQQLQVADLIGRFESPEFGGLITDLQDRGERRGQFATVIEGAIACLESFEQSRHAAVLAEDIRRSRQQAGDRQVPENEDERLRALTDAARQSHFSPVRARKRLLDLP
- the rpoD gene encoding RNA polymerase sigma factor RpoD, whose amino-acid sequence is MAETTISATTDPVELALQSLLERGRERKYITWEEMNEILPDEAVNPDKLEMIMMTLEEHGIEMIDEEEAERLGFTPEAKEAKKPAGKKSQALTPPIDERLLAALEAEESGSRRIDDPVRMYLTQMGEIPLLTRSQEIALAKKIELTRMAFRKLVLESDYCIAQAVDILQQVSDGRLPFDRTMKVSTSEALAKNTITKLLPENLETVRKLMEANQADFEKTQSGRMAASSKRSIVRAMNQRRRKMAKLLEELSLRTSRIIPLMRKLEGVCRKMMDLERRIAAEAKRPTLPVEDLAAMEDELAGMESLVLEDSESLQRRLTNLKRVFAEYEDAKRKLSGGNLRLVVSIAKKYRNRGLSFLDIIQEGNTGLMRAVDKYEYKRGYKFSTYATWWIRQAITRAIADHARTIRIPVHMIETMSRLRNISKKLLQELGHEPGIEEIAKRAKMPVSEVRRVLKISRHPISLDRPVGESEDSYFGDFIEDDSVESPVQSAGNEMLRDRIEEVLKTLTYREREILKLRYGIGDGYTYTLEEVGRIFKVTRERVRQVEAKAIRKLQHPVRARKLEGFLENMQETVET
- the hflX gene encoding GTPase HflX — its product is MEIDQRANLTVQRERAVLVGLELRGTEHDGVESLRELEALAESAGAIVVDMMLQRRDRVDPKYYIGRGKVDELIGRIEQHDANLVIFDDDLAPAQIRELESACKVMVIDRSELILDIFASRARTHEARLQVELAQLEYTAPRLRGMWTHLERIAGAAGGTGAGVVGGIGTRGPGERQIEIDRRIVSRRVTQLKRQIAEIERRKVRQVQSREEHFNVSLVGYTNAGKSSLMNALTDAGVVAADRLFATLDTKTRRWKLGGGDEVLLSDTVGFIRRLPHHLVASFRATLEEAINADLLLHVVDASSPSAWEQCQAVTRVLEDLGCSGNRTLVLLNKIDVLWDDSNLRVLQQKLPGALPISAHSGAGLHTLTETVRAMMTGPPQRVTVRLPATDGRAIAFVEKHSQVLDRRYDTQTVEMDVLVGSLILNRLQINFPTTSILRCA